The Macaca nemestrina isolate mMacNem1 chromosome 12, mMacNem.hap1, whole genome shotgun sequence genome contains a region encoding:
- the LOC105476447 gene encoding zinc finger protein ZPR1: MAASGAVEPGPPGAAVAPSSALAPPPAADHLFRPISAEDEEQQPTEIESLCMNCYCNGMTRLLLTKIPFFREIIVSSFSCEHCGWNNTEIQSAGRVQDQGVRYTLTVRAPEDMNREVVKTDSATTRIPELDFEIPAFSQKGALTTVEGLITRAISGLEQDQPARRANKDATAERIDEFIVKLKELKQVASPFTLIIDDPSGNSFVENPHAPQKDDSLVITHYNRTQHQKEMLGLQEEAPAEKPEEEDLRNEVLQFNTNCPECNAPAQTNMKLVQIPHFKEVIIMATNCEDCGHRTNEVKSGGAVEPLGTRITLHITDPSDMTRDLLKSETCSVEIPELEFELGMAVLGGKFTTLEGLLKDIRELVTKNPFTLGDSSNPCQKERLQEFSQKMDQIIEGNMKAHFIMDDPAGNSYLQNVYAPEDDPEMKVERYKRTFDQNEELGLNDMKTEGYEAGLASQR; the protein is encoded by the exons ATGGCGGCGAGCGGGGCTGTGGAACCCGGGCCCCCGGGGGCTGCTGTCGCCCCCTCGTCCGCCCTGGCCCCGCCGCCCGCCGCTGATCACTTGTTCCGGCCCATCAGCGCCGAGGACGAGGAGCAGCAGCCCACCGAGATCGAATCGCTATGCATGAACTGTTACTGCAAT GGCATGACGCGCCTCCTGCTCACCAAGATTCCCTTCTTCAGAGAAATAATCGTGAGCTCCTTTTCCTGCGAGCACTGTGGCTGGAACAACACGGAGATTCAGTCGGCAGGCAGGGTCCAGGACCAGGGAGTACGATACACTTTGACCGTCAGGGCTCCGGAG GACATGAATAGAGAAGTGGTGAAGACTGACTCTGCTACCACAAGGATTCCTGAGCTAGATTTTGAAATTCCTGCCTTTAGCCAGAAAGGAG CTCTGACCACTGTTGAAGGATTGATCACCCGTGCTATCTCTGGCCTGGAGCAGGACCAGCCTGCACGAAGG GCAAACAAAGATGCTACAGCTGAAAGAATTGATGAGTTCATTGTCAAACTGAAGGAGCTAAAGCAAGTAGCCTCCCCTTTCACTCTG ATCATTGATGATCCCTCAGGGAACAGCTTTGTGGAAAACCCACATGCTCCTCAGAAAGATGATTCCCTGGTGATCACACACTACAACCGGACCCAACATCAGAAAGAGATGCTGGGGCTCCAA GAAGAAGCACCAGCAGAGAAGCCAGAAGAGGAAGATCTCAGAAATGAA GTGCTCCAGTTCAACACAAACTGCCCAGAATGCAATGCCCCTGCTCAGACCAACATGAAGCTAGTAC AAATCCCTCACTTTAAGGAGGTTATCATCATGGCTACCAACTGCGAGGACTGTGGGCATCGGACCAATGAG GTGAAATCTGGAGGAGCAGTAGAACCCTTGGGCACCAGGATCACCCTCCACATCACAGATCCCTCAGATATGACCAGAGACCTCCTCAAG TCTGAGACTTGCAGTGTGGAAATCCCAGAGCTAGAATTTGAACTGGGAATGGCCGTCCTTGGGGGCAAGTTCACCACCCTGGAAGGGCTGCTGAAAGACATCCGAGAACTG GTGACCAAAAATCCTTTCACACTGGGTGACAGTTCCAATCCTTGCCAGAAAGAGAGACTGCAGGAGTTTAGCCAGAAGATGGACCAG ATCATCGAAGGTAACATGAAGGCCCACTTTATTATGGATGATCCAGCAGGAAACAGTTACTTGCAG
- the LOC105476445 gene encoding apolipoprotein A-V, producing MASMAAVLTWALALLSAFSATQARKGFWDYFSQTSGDKGRVEQIHQQKMAREPASLKDSLEQDLNNMNKFLEKLRPLSGSEAPRLPQDPVGMRQQLQEELEEVKARLQPYMAEAHELVGWNLEGLRQQLKPYTMDLMEQVALRVQELQEQLRVVGEDTKAQLLGGVDEARALLQELQSRVVNHTGRFREFFHPYAESLVSGIGRHVQELHRRVASHAPASPARLSRCVQVLSRKLTLKAKALHTRIQQNLDQLREELSRAFAGTGPEEGAGPDPQMLSEEVRQRLQAFRQDTYLQIAAFTQAIDQETEEVQQQLAPPPPGHSAFTPEFQQTDSGKVLSKLQARLDDLWEDITHSLHDQGHSHLGEP from the exons ATGGCAAGCATGGCTGCCGTGCTCACCTGGGCTCTGGCTCTTCTTTCAG CGTTTTCGGCCACCCAGGCACGGAAAGGCTTCTGGGACTACTTCAGTCAGACAAGCGGGGACAAAGGCAGGGTGGAGCAGATCCATCAGCAGAAGATGGCCCGCGAGCCCGC GAGCCTGAAAGACAGCCTTGAGCAAGACCTCAACAATATGAACAAGTTCCTGGAAAAGCTCAGGCCTCTGAGTGGGAGCGAGGCTCCTCGGCTCCCACAGGACCCGGTGGGCATGCGGCAGCAGCTGCAGGAGGAGTTGGAGGAGGTGAAGGCGCGCCTCCAGCCCTACATGGCAGAAGCGCACGAGCTGGTGGGCTGGAATTTGGAAGGCTTGCGGCAGCAACTGAAGCCCTACACGATGGATCTGATGGAGCAGGTGGCCCTGCGCGTGCAGGAGCTGCAGGAGCAGTTGCGCGTGGTGGGAGAAGACACCAAGGCCCAGCTGCTGGGGGGCGTGGACGAGGCGCGGGCTTTGCTGCAGGAACTACAGAGCCGTGTGGTGAACCACACTGGCCGCTTCAGAGAGTTCTTCCACCCCTACGCCGAGAGCCTGGTGAGCGGCATCGGGCGCCACGTGCAGGAGCTGCACCGCAGGGTGGCTTCACACGCCCCAGCCAGTCCCGCGCGCCTCAGTCGCTGCGTGCAGGTGCTCTCCCGGAAGCTCACGCTCAAGGCCAAGGCCCTGCACACACGCATCCAGCAGAACCTGGACCAGCTGCGCGAGGAGCTCAGCAGGGCCTTTGCAGGCACTGGGCCTGAGGAGGGGGCCGGCCCAGATCCCCAGATGCTCTCGGAAGAGGTGCGCCAGCGACTCCAGGCTTTCCGCCAGGACACCTACCTGCAGATCGCTGCCTTCACTCAGGCCATCGACCAGGAGACTGAGGAAGTCCAGCAGCAGCTGGCGCCACCTCCACCAGGCCACAGCGCCTTCACCCCAGAGTTTCAACAAACGGACAGTGGCAAGGTTCTGAGCAAGCTGCAGGCCCGTCTGGATGACCTGTGGGAAGACATCACTCACAGCCTTCATGACCAAGGCCACAGCCACCTGGGGGAGCCCTGA